The Paenibacillus uliginis N3/975 genome has a window encoding:
- a CDS encoding YkvI family membrane protein, with protein sequence MKNRIRVFQIAFTYIGTIVGAGFATGREILQFFTQYGHWATITILLSTVLFIWLGTKMMTLSRKIGAKSYEDLNKHLFGERLGGSISLIMLVILMGVNSIMLAGAGTVFMENLNLHYQTGLILTMVGTFFILRKGIQSIMIMNSLVVPMMLILSVLIISQTMNTPGATRFLTLTTEHSLPSVWLAPLLYTAFNLVMAMPVLVPLGSQTGSARTVRWGGIIGGAGVGFMIMSAHFAMSAQMPGITQFEIPMGSIASQLGWFVQTVYIILIFLEIFSTFVADVYGISLQLQQRTSLSPQTITIGIMLICYFFSQFGFSSLLSVLYPLFGLVCLFWILRLSIFGISPSRR encoded by the coding sequence GTGAAAAATCGGATACGCGTCTTCCAGATAGCTTTTACATATATCGGTACGATCGTTGGCGCAGGTTTTGCTACAGGACGTGAGATATTACAGTTTTTTACCCAATATGGACATTGGGCAACCATCACTATATTGCTCTCAACGGTGCTTTTTATTTGGCTGGGAACCAAAATGATGACCCTCTCTAGAAAGATCGGCGCTAAGTCCTACGAGGATTTAAACAAGCATTTATTCGGTGAACGATTAGGCGGGTCCATCAGTCTGATCATGCTCGTTATCTTGATGGGGGTAAACTCCATTATGCTGGCCGGCGCTGGCACCGTCTTTATGGAAAACCTCAATCTTCATTACCAGACAGGATTGATTCTGACCATGGTCGGAACCTTTTTTATCCTTCGTAAAGGGATTCAATCCATTATGATTATGAACAGCCTTGTCGTTCCCATGATGCTGATCCTGTCCGTGTTGATCATTTCCCAAACCATGAACACACCTGGTGCCACTCGGTTTCTTACGCTGACCACAGAGCACAGCCTGCCTTCAGTCTGGCTTGCTCCTCTGCTATACACGGCCTTCAACCTGGTGATGGCTATGCCGGTTCTTGTACCTCTTGGAAGTCAAACAGGCAGCGCCAGGACTGTAAGATGGGGGGGTATCATCGGCGGGGCGGGGGTCGGCTTTATGATTATGTCTGCCCATTTCGCCATGTCGGCTCAAATGCCCGGTATTACCCAGTTTGAAATTCCGATGGGGAGTATCGCTAGCCAATTAGGCTGGTTTGTACAGACCGTCTATATCATTCTCATTTTCCTAGAAATATTCAGTACGTTTGTGGCCGATGTCTACGGAATATCATTGCAGTTGCAGCAAAGAACTTCACTTTCTCCACAGACCATCACCATAGGCATTATGCTGATCTGTTATTTCTTCAGCCAATTCGGATTCAGCTCTCTCTTGTCTGTGCTCTATCCTCTGTTCGGGTTGGTCTGTCTCTTCTGGATACTTCGTTTATCTATATTCGGCATTTCACCTTCCCGAAGGTAA
- a CDS encoding xanthine phosphoribosyltransferase produces the protein MDWLKQRIIEEAVVVSDQVVKLDAILTHQVDPALIMEMGKEFAARFKDKGVTRVVTLESSGISVAFAVAHELGVPMVFARRKKTLLADPDALCERVPSFTKGIVTDIMMSRQYIGESDKVLFIDDIIANGDAARGLIKIIERAGAELVGLGVVIEKSFQAGARTLREQGVEVEPLVRITSLEDGKINFGD, from the coding sequence ATGGATTGGTTGAAACAGCGGATTATAGAGGAAGCCGTGGTTGTATCGGATCAGGTTGTTAAGCTCGATGCTATACTGACACATCAGGTAGATCCTGCATTAATAATGGAGATGGGCAAGGAATTTGCGGCCCGTTTTAAGGACAAAGGTGTGACGAGGGTTGTCACACTCGAATCTTCCGGTATTTCTGTCGCCTTTGCGGTGGCCCATGAGCTTGGGGTCCCGATGGTGTTTGCCCGGCGAAAAAAAACACTGCTGGCCGATCCGGATGCATTGTGTGAGCGTGTGCCTTCCTTTACGAAAGGGATCGTTACGGATATCATGATGTCCCGCCAATATATCGGAGAGTCCGATAAAGTGCTGTTTATTGATGATATCATTGCAAACGGAGATGCAGCCCGAGGGTTGATCAAAATTATCGAACGTGCGGGTGCCGAGTTGGTAGGTCTCGGTGTTGTTATTGAGAAGAGCTTCCAGGCAGGAGCAAGAACGCTTCGCGAACAGGGTGTTGAGGTCGAACCGCTTGTCCGCATCACTTCGCTTGAAGATGGGAAGATCAATTTTGGGGACTAG
- a CDS encoding carboxymuconolactone decarboxylase family protein: MDLSNDKISSYKNEILHLKEAMPKVAESYHHFTGACFQDGELDEMTKQLIALGIGLFANNELCTFYHMEEARSKGATDTQIMEAVAVASAAGAGHALAQGLMRVQPNLQ, translated from the coding sequence ATGGATTTATCCAATGATAAAATCAGCTCATACAAAAATGAGATCCTTCATCTCAAAGAAGCCATGCCGAAAGTGGCTGAGTCTTATCATCATTTTACAGGGGCCTGTTTCCAAGACGGCGAGCTTGACGAAATGACGAAACAACTCATTGCGCTTGGTATCGGGTTGTTCGCAAACAACGAATTATGCACGTTCTATCATATGGAAGAAGCGCGCTCAAAGGGCGCTACCGACACGCAGATTATGGAAGCTGTGGCTGTTGCGTCAGCAGCAGGCGCAGGACATGCATTGGCTCAGGGATTAATGCGTGTGCAGCCCAACCTTCAGTAG
- a CDS encoding divergent polysaccharide deacetylase family protein, with amino-acid sequence MRNMGSKYVTAVWSALLTVLLVGALSVEVVEAASHDVQSLDHEVWRLDTSAGDIKSDTGSSLKKDSARSEAAEKEEKDSPRSEQEKKDSTPDNKLAIIIDDFGNGQKGTDEILSLPIKITVAVMPFLPTSKSDAERAYKLGHDVIIHMPMEAKQGRAKWLGPGAITSKMTDEEIRKQMEEAIDHLPFAVGMNNHMGSKITGDERIMSIVLDVCKERGLFFIDSKTNYHSVTSKLATEKGMPNIGNEIFLDDVHTVKHVTKQLKSAAEQAVQNKSCITIGHVGVFGERTAAALKGSIPELQRQVQFVGIQELVQDKSSWKPNPLPSY; translated from the coding sequence ATGCGTAACATGGGGTCGAAGTATGTAACGGCAGTATGGTCCGCCTTGTTGACAGTTTTGCTGGTGGGAGCTCTGTCCGTTGAGGTGGTAGAGGCTGCTTCGCATGATGTACAGAGTCTGGATCATGAGGTTTGGCGGCTTGATACTTCAGCAGGTGATATAAAGTCTGACACGGGAAGTAGCTTGAAAAAGGATTCGGCTCGGTCCGAAGCAGCAGAAAAAGAGGAGAAGGATTCACCACGGTCAGAACAAGAAAAGAAGGATTCTACGCCGGATAACAAGCTAGCCATTATTATTGATGATTTTGGCAACGGGCAAAAAGGTACCGATGAAATATTGAGCTTGCCGATAAAAATTACGGTTGCTGTAATGCCTTTTCTGCCGACAAGCAAAAGTGATGCGGAACGGGCATATAAGCTTGGTCATGACGTAATTATCCATATGCCGATGGAAGCGAAGCAGGGGAGAGCTAAATGGCTCGGGCCCGGAGCTATAACGAGTAAGATGACGGACGAAGAGATTCGAAAGCAGATGGAAGAAGCCATTGATCATCTTCCGTTTGCTGTGGGTATGAATAATCATATGGGTTCCAAAATTACAGGTGACGAACGGATTATGTCCATCGTGCTCGATGTTTGCAAGGAACGGGGGTTGTTCTTTATAGATAGCAAGACCAATTATCATTCTGTCACCAGTAAGCTCGCTACCGAGAAAGGCATGCCGAATATAGGGAATGAGATTTTCCTGGATGATGTGCATACAGTCAAACATGTTACCAAACAGCTTAAGTCAGCCGCAGAGCAGGCGGTACAGAATAAGTCATGCATTACAATTGGTCATGTAGGAGTATTTGGTGAACGGACAGCTGCCGCATTGAAGGGTTCAATCCCCGAGTTGCAAAGACAGGTGCAGTTCGTTGGAATTCAAGAACTCGTACAGGACAAATCCAGTTGGAAGCCGAACCCATTGCCTTCCTACTAA
- a CDS encoding N-acetylmuramoyl-L-alanine amidase yields MMIKRISLAVLMTLSLALCLPSFQVYADNHMAARTPSPSDSKANSIQQHNPALQSEDHLHHELGNRETQQHHPFPHDVILIDVGHGGIDGGTSYGDILEKDINLQISRRLFMLLRSEGYHAVLNRDADYALSDDNRWHASRSRHRKDLAQRKQLSSEIPTKMVVSIHVNWGKNKSKTGGIVLHQAEGRSSILAESIQRELNILYKNNRHTSVGKPFYLLNRIEVPAVIVETGFISNAHDREKLCSRNGQMGIAEAIADGIANYLTAL; encoded by the coding sequence ATCATGATCAAACGAATATCACTGGCTGTTCTGATGACTTTATCCCTTGCTCTCTGCCTTCCATCCTTTCAGGTATATGCGGACAACCATATGGCTGCTAGGACTCCATCTCCGTCCGATTCGAAGGCTAACAGCATACAGCAGCATAATCCTGCTCTCCAATCCGAAGACCACCTTCATCACGAATTGGGAAACAGGGAAACGCAACAGCACCACCCTTTTCCTCATGATGTCATTCTGATTGATGTCGGACACGGTGGAATTGACGGGGGCACATCCTATGGCGATATTTTGGAAAAAGACATCAATCTGCAGATCTCACGTCGGTTGTTTATGTTATTGCGCAGTGAAGGATATCATGCGGTATTAAACCGGGATGCAGATTATGCACTTAGTGATGATAATCGCTGGCATGCCAGCAGATCCCGTCATCGGAAGGATTTGGCCCAGCGCAAACAACTGAGCAGTGAGATTCCTACAAAAATGGTTGTAAGCATCCACGTGAATTGGGGCAAAAACAAATCCAAAACGGGTGGTATCGTTCTCCATCAAGCAGAGGGGCGAAGTTCCATTCTGGCAGAATCCATACAACGTGAGTTGAACATTCTGTATAAGAACAACCGCCATACTTCAGTTGGCAAACCCTTTTATTTGCTAAACCGGATCGAAGTTCCCGCCGTCATTGTGGAGACCGGCTTTATCAGTAATGCTCATGACCGGGAAAAGCTATGCAGCCGAAACGGCCAGATGGGAATTGCCGAAGCGATTGCAGATGGTATCGCCAATTATCTAACGGCCCTTTAA
- a CDS encoding YqzE family protein, with product MANSNDLIKYITERVVTYIDTPKEDRKRRRGKEPWTVRWFGMIPFSVSLWKDDLVSKKSKKRRAK from the coding sequence ATGGCAAACAGTAATGACCTCATTAAATATATAACGGAACGTGTAGTGACATATATCGATACACCGAAGGAAGACAGGAAAAGAAGGCGGGGAAAGGAACCGTGGACTGTCCGCTGGTTTGGTATGATCCCGTTCTCCGTCTCGTTGTGGAAGGATGATCTGGTGTCCAAAAAGAGCAAAAAACGCAGGGCCAAGTAA
- a CDS encoding YqhG family protein, translating to MTMTPQEVQQHFMAYLEATECTVIEKSPEHVTVKLSPQADKMLTNRPYYWGFVERTGAPAETLSFSFVFDPPKYDERLAKQAESIPISQPGGGQDPLLSRYYGSAPVLPVIGPGRVQREDIIYGSRRLSQIWDASREEGKCVYLFEQPGGEQRPRTRSAPYEQWLAICFKVEFSCDLKREELHFLGISLSRKTIMDNFPAQLEDRNMTPRLPENVHVRPAVLTLPQAAAMLEDYLISKLGKLDYTWAEQAQIRLQEELAIVDSYYEDLLNEPDEEKKTAIQEQYQSRRSEMEWQYSPKVSLSAITCGLFHLCSSSNGTS from the coding sequence ATGACCATGACGCCGCAGGAGGTGCAGCAGCATTTCATGGCCTATCTGGAAGCCACCGAATGCACCGTCATTGAAAAATCACCCGAGCACGTTACTGTCAAACTGTCCCCCCAAGCGGACAAAATGCTGACCAACCGCCCTTATTATTGGGGCTTCGTGGAGCGAACCGGAGCACCGGCCGAGACACTGTCGTTCAGCTTTGTGTTTGACCCACCCAAATATGACGAGCGTTTAGCCAAACAAGCTGAATCCATACCAATTTCACAGCCAGGGGGAGGACAAGATCCCCTCCTCTCCCGCTATTATGGCAGCGCTCCGGTTCTCCCGGTCATCGGCCCTGGACGGGTTCAGCGGGAAGATATTATCTATGGCAGCCGCAGACTCTCTCAAATCTGGGACGCCTCCCGTGAGGAAGGTAAATGTGTATACCTGTTCGAGCAGCCCGGTGGAGAACAGCGTCCTAGAACACGCTCTGCTCCATACGAGCAGTGGCTCGCTATCTGTTTTAAGGTTGAGTTCAGCTGCGACTTGAAACGGGAAGAGCTTCATTTTCTCGGCATCTCCCTTTCCCGCAAGACAATTATGGATAACTTTCCTGCACAGCTGGAAGACCGGAACATGACTCCCCGTCTTCCCGAGAATGTCCACGTTCGTCCTGCAGTTTTAACACTGCCTCAAGCCGCTGCAATGCTGGAGGACTATCTAATCAGCAAACTTGGCAAGTTGGATTACACCTGGGCGGAGCAAGCTCAAATCCGGCTACAAGAGGAACTCGCTATCGTGGACAGTTATTACGAGGACTTGCTGAATGAACCCGACGAAGAGAAAAAGACGGCAATTCAAGAGCAGTATCAAAGCCGCCGTTCTGAAATGGAATGGCAGTACTCGCCTAAAGTGAGCTTGTCCGCCATAACTTGCGGGCTGTTCCACCTGTGTTCGTCTAGTAACGGGACCTCTTGA
- a CDS encoding DEAD/DEAH box helicase, whose protein sequence is MKSSFFVHTTHTPFVWNRHLGGDFVNYQPPGSPGSLNDPRLPVPLHVDRSWLEDLENRLDKGGPWGDWTLSRLAVQGEQSRLVTSFEELQCLKHIGSLSPLPHQTDTARRVLFEMSGRAILADEVGLGKTIEAGLILKEYIVRGLVSKVLILVPASLVLQWVRELNSKFGISAIAQKKAYSWGNDIVVASMDTAKRDPHQEILLNEEYDMLIIDEAHKLKNKKTSNYQFIQKLRKKYCLLLTATPVQNDLSELFNLITLLKPGQLGRQGDFSANFVVDKRMPKNQDQLKDELSKVMIRNRRGEGPVKFTKRTVRNVGLELSPEEQSLYDGVTSFVKDQYQASGGNLSSMLSLVTLQREVCSSRDAVFVTLVNLSKKMPEDSPLRDKVWELVHLIKAIKANTKAEKAIELIKQMNEKVIVFTEYRATQEYLLNYFRDHGLVSVPYRGGMNRGKKDWMMDLFRGKAQVMIATEAGGEGINLQFCHHMINFDLPWNPMRVEQRIGRVHRLGQTNDVRIFNLSTAGTIEEHILNLLHEKINMFEMVIGGLDVILERFEKKESIEKSLYKIMLESGSDDEIRNRVGSLGDSLHHIKRDLEQESSAETLREEEA, encoded by the coding sequence ATGAAGTCTTCTTTTTTCGTCCATACTACACATACACCGTTCGTCTGGAATCGACATCTAGGAGGAGATTTTGTGAACTACCAACCACCCGGCAGCCCGGGTTCTTTAAATGATCCGCGCCTCCCTGTCCCACTCCATGTGGACCGCTCCTGGCTTGAAGATTTAGAGAACCGTCTCGACAAAGGCGGGCCATGGGGAGATTGGACCCTGTCGCGGCTGGCTGTGCAAGGAGAGCAATCCCGTCTTGTTACAAGCTTCGAAGAACTGCAGTGCCTGAAGCATATCGGCAGCCTTTCCCCGCTTCCGCATCAGACGGATACGGCGCGGCGCGTGCTATTCGAAATGTCCGGCAGAGCGATTTTAGCCGATGAGGTTGGCCTGGGAAAAACGATTGAAGCTGGTCTTATTTTAAAAGAATATATCGTACGCGGGCTAGTCTCCAAAGTGCTGATTCTAGTGCCCGCTTCACTTGTGTTGCAATGGGTTCGTGAACTCAATTCCAAATTCGGCATTTCGGCAATCGCGCAAAAAAAAGCCTACTCCTGGGGCAACGATATCGTTGTTGCATCCATGGATACGGCCAAGCGCGATCCGCATCAGGAAATCCTATTAAATGAAGAGTATGACATGCTCATCATCGATGAAGCGCACAAACTGAAAAACAAGAAAACATCCAACTATCAATTCATACAGAAGCTGCGGAAAAAATACTGCCTTCTCCTTACCGCAACTCCCGTGCAGAACGATCTCAGCGAGCTGTTCAATCTCATCACGCTGCTGAAGCCGGGACAGTTGGGACGACAAGGCGATTTCTCGGCCAACTTCGTTGTAGATAAACGCATGCCGAAGAACCAGGACCAGCTTAAGGACGAGCTGTCCAAGGTCATGATCCGCAACCGCCGGGGCGAAGGGCCCGTGAAATTCACCAAACGGACCGTACGCAATGTCGGTCTCGAGCTTTCACCCGAAGAACAGTCATTATACGACGGGGTCACATCTTTCGTCAAAGATCAGTATCAGGCATCCGGGGGAAATTTAAGCAGTATGCTCTCACTGGTCACCCTTCAACGTGAAGTATGCAGCAGCCGGGATGCGGTCTTCGTCACGCTCGTCAACTTATCCAAGAAAATGCCCGAGGACTCCCCACTGCGCGATAAAGTATGGGAGCTTGTCCACCTGATCAAAGCGATCAAGGCCAACACCAAAGCCGAAAAAGCCATTGAGCTGATCAAGCAAATGAACGAGAAAGTGATCGTTTTTACCGAATACCGGGCTACTCAGGAATATCTGCTCAACTATTTCCGGGATCACGGTCTCGTGTCCGTTCCATACCGTGGTGGAATGAACCGTGGCAAGAAGGACTGGATGATGGACCTGTTCCGCGGAAAAGCACAAGTCATGATTGCGACCGAGGCTGGAGGAGAAGGCATCAACCTGCAGTTCTGTCACCATATGATCAACTTCGATCTGCCTTGGAACCCCATGCGGGTCGAGCAGCGGATCGGACGGGTTCACCGTCTCGGCCAGACCAACGATGTACGGATCTTTAACTTGTCCACCGCCGGCACGATCGAGGAACATATTCTGAACCTCCTCCACGAGAAGATCAATATGTTCGAGATGGTCATTGGCGGTCTTGACGTTATTCTGGAACGGTTCGAGAAGAAAGAATCCATTGAAAAGAGTCTGTACAAAATCATGCTTGAATCCGGCAGCGATGACGAAATCCGAAACCGGGTCGGTTCCCTTGGCGACTCGCTTCATCACATTAAGCGGGATCTGGAACAAGAGTCATCCGCAGAAACCTTAAGAGAGGAAGAAGCCTAA
- a CDS encoding adenosylcobalamin-dependent ribonucleoside-diphosphate reductase, whose translation MQNQRLEGLSEKIFLDRYAWKDANSHNAKVGDVVLVLTKDDPKFPTKEVGEIVKRDGRIATVKTRKGELVETDVEKLTLTIEKTPEEMWDRLAAAMASAEATPELQEEWKAKFRHILDDWKLVPGGRIAAGAGASDELTLFNCYVIPSPKDSRGGIMETLSEMTEIMARGGGVGINLSSLRPRRSIVKGVNGSSSGAVSWGGLFSYTTGLIEQGGSRRGALMLMMNDWHPDVMDFITVKQTMGQVTNANLSVCVSNDFMKAVKEDLDWDLVFPDTSDPDYDEIWDGDLDKWKKAGRKVITYKTVKARDIWHTIIESAWKSAEPGVVFMEYYNQMSNSWYFNPIICTNPCGEQGLPGWGVCNLSAMNLSKFYDEENHDVAWDDLATTTRYSVRFLDNVIDTTPYHFPENEANQKKERRVGLGTMGLAELMIKLNIRYGSPESLEFLDKLYGFIAREAYLASADIAEEKGSFKAFDAELYLQSGFMKNMSETFPEVEEAVRSKGARNVTVITQAPTGSTGTMVGTSTGIEPYFAFKYFRQSRLGFDEQFVPIAQDWLDSHPGENLPDYFVTAMDLSAEDHIRAQAVIQRWVDSSISKTANCPADFTVEETERLYELAFDLGCKGVTIYRDGSRDVQVLQTEKKEEKAEAPAIAPESVVQVNESASTAVSAAPTVSSKSGLDKQYKSRPQILRGATYKINTPFGMAYITINDLNGTPGEIFLNVGKAGSDVFAMAEALGRVCSLFLRYGDHGNKVELLIKHLKGIGGSGAIGFGANRVESIADAVAKALETHVASGIHDDHEHDPAPVAATMAPAEQLGGHGQSGHGSHVATSRDLCPSCGGASLINIEGCKTCSNCGYSKCS comes from the coding sequence ATGCAAAATCAGCGGCTAGAAGGTTTAAGTGAGAAGATCTTTTTGGACCGGTATGCGTGGAAAGATGCAAATTCCCATAACGCCAAGGTGGGCGATGTGGTTCTGGTTCTTACCAAAGATGATCCTAAGTTCCCGACCAAGGAAGTTGGAGAGATTGTGAAGCGTGATGGCCGGATAGCCACAGTGAAGACCCGCAAGGGTGAGCTGGTGGAGACCGATGTAGAAAAGCTGACGCTGACGATTGAGAAGACACCTGAGGAAATGTGGGACCGCTTGGCAGCTGCAATGGCATCGGCAGAAGCAACGCCAGAACTGCAGGAAGAGTGGAAGGCTAAATTCCGTCATATTCTTGATGACTGGAAACTGGTTCCAGGTGGACGTATTGCAGCAGGAGCGGGAGCAAGCGACGAACTGACACTGTTCAACTGCTATGTTATTCCTTCGCCGAAGGACAGCCGTGGCGGCATCATGGAAACTCTGTCTGAGATGACAGAAATTATGGCCCGCGGTGGCGGTGTAGGTATTAACCTGTCATCCCTCCGTCCTCGTCGTTCGATTGTTAAAGGTGTTAATGGATCTTCTAGCGGCGCTGTATCCTGGGGCGGATTGTTCAGTTATACAACCGGACTCATTGAGCAGGGAGGCAGCAGACGTGGCGCGCTCATGCTGATGATGAACGACTGGCATCCGGATGTGATGGATTTCATCACTGTGAAGCAGACGATGGGTCAGGTGACCAATGCCAACTTGTCGGTATGCGTGAGCAATGATTTCATGAAGGCCGTTAAAGAAGATCTGGATTGGGATCTCGTATTCCCGGATACTTCTGATCCGGATTATGATGAAATCTGGGATGGCGATTTGGACAAGTGGAAAAAAGCAGGTCGTAAAGTCATCACTTACAAAACGGTGAAGGCACGTGATATCTGGCATACGATCATTGAATCAGCGTGGAAATCGGCTGAGCCTGGCGTAGTGTTCATGGAATACTACAATCAGATGTCCAACAGCTGGTATTTCAACCCGATCATCTGCACGAACCCATGTGGTGAGCAGGGGCTTCCAGGTTGGGGTGTGTGCAATCTGTCTGCGATGAATCTGTCCAAGTTTTATGATGAAGAAAATCATGATGTGGCTTGGGACGATCTGGCGACAACGACTCGTTATTCTGTTCGTTTCCTTGATAATGTTATTGATACCACTCCGTATCATTTCCCGGAAAATGAAGCCAATCAGAAAAAAGAACGCCGTGTAGGACTGGGTACGATGGGTCTTGCAGAGCTTATGATCAAGCTGAATATCCGTTACGGAAGTCCGGAATCGCTGGAATTCCTGGATAAGTTGTACGGGTTTATCGCTCGTGAAGCATACCTGGCATCTGCGGATATCGCTGAAGAGAAGGGTTCCTTCAAAGCGTTTGATGCAGAGCTTTACCTGCAAAGCGGATTTATGAAAAATATGTCCGAAACGTTCCCAGAGGTAGAAGAAGCGGTGCGCTCAAAAGGCGCGCGTAACGTAACGGTGATCACTCAAGCGCCAACAGGCAGCACAGGTACAATGGTTGGCACATCTACCGGTATCGAACCGTACTTCGCCTTTAAATACTTCCGTCAAAGCCGTCTTGGCTTCGATGAGCAGTTCGTACCGATTGCACAGGATTGGCTCGACAGCCATCCAGGCGAGAATCTGCCGGATTATTTCGTAACGGCGATGGATCTGTCCGCTGAGGATCATATCCGTGCACAAGCTGTTATTCAGCGCTGGGTGGACAGCTCGATTTCGAAGACAGCGAACTGCCCGGCTGATTTCACCGTGGAAGAGACGGAACGTCTGTATGAGCTGGCCTTCGATCTGGGCTGTAAAGGTGTAACGATCTATCGTGACGGCAGCCGTGATGTTCAAGTATTGCAGACGGAGAAGAAGGAAGAGAAAGCAGAAGCTCCTGCTATTGCACCAGAAAGTGTTGTACAGGTGAATGAGTCCGCGAGCACTGCGGTAAGTGCAGCACCTACTGTTTCCAGCAAGAGTGGTTTGGATAAGCAGTACAAGAGTCGTCCGCAAATACTGCGCGGTGCGACTTACAAGATCAATACGCCGTTCGGTATGGCGTACATCACGATCAATGATTTGAACGGTACACCGGGAGAAATCTTCCTGAACGTGGGTAAAGCCGGTTCGGATGTGTTCGCTATGGCTGAAGCATTGGGTCGCGTGTGCTCCCTGTTCCTGCGTTACGGTGACCATGGCAACAAGGTGGAGCTGCTGATCAAGCATCTCAAAGGCATTGGCGGATCAGGCGCCATCGGCTTCGGCGCGAACCGTGTGGAATCTATTGCGGATGCAGTTGCTAAAGCGTTGGAAACCCATGTGGCAAGCGGAATCCACGATGATCATGAACATGATCCGGCTCCGGTAGCCGCTACGATGGCTCCTGCCGAGCAGTTGGGTGGCCACGGCCAAAGCGGTCATGGTAGCCATGTTGCTACTTCCCGTGACCTGTGCCCGTCCTGCGGTGGTGCTTCGCTGATTAACATCGAAGGCTGCAAAACATGCAGCAACTGCGGTTACAGCAAGTGTTCTTAA
- a CDS encoding tyrosine-type recombinase/integrase, protein MKLHVSSLLKQEGEFFCEWIKTRQSSEVDMRELDLIEVNLFNPEQERKLKEQLTLRGYSSKTIKAYLGHIRRYGEERKVRRWGYFTLRYSRPKKENKLPDVLSLEEVRLILSQVPNMKHRAILYLTYSSGLRVGEVVRLIPSDIDVARRVVKVRQGKGRKDRYTILSDTAYQLLQQYMELYKPKKWLFPGQSLGSHDLCRRCSNKR, encoded by the coding sequence GTGAAGTTACATGTAAGTTCACTTTTGAAGCAGGAAGGGGAGTTTTTTTGTGAGTGGATTAAGACAAGGCAGAGTAGTGAGGTAGATATGCGTGAGCTGGATTTGATTGAAGTTAATTTGTTTAATCCCGAGCAAGAGAGAAAATTGAAAGAACAATTAACGCTGCGGGGATATAGCTCCAAGACAATCAAAGCTTACTTGGGACACATCCGGCGATACGGTGAGGAACGAAAGGTGCGCAGGTGGGGCTATTTCACTCTAAGATACAGTAGACCCAAAAAAGAGAATAAGCTGCCAGACGTATTGTCATTAGAGGAAGTAAGACTGATTCTATCCCAGGTACCCAATATGAAGCACAGAGCCATCCTATACTTAACCTATTCCTCCGGATTACGTGTGGGTGAAGTTGTACGCTTAATACCATCAGATATTGATGTCGCAAGGCGTGTTGTTAAAGTGCGCCAAGGCAAGGGACGGAAAGATCGATATACGATCTTATCCGATACAGCGTATCAACTGCTTCAACAATATATGGAGTTGTATAAACCGAAGAAATGGCTTTTCCCGGGCCAGTCGCTAGGAAGTCACGATCTGTGCAGAAGGTGTTCGAACAAGCGCTAA
- a CDS encoding tyrosine-type recombinase/integrase: MAFPGPVARKSRSVQKVFEQALNRSNVAKKVSIHVLRHSFATHLQEGGTALRYTSVTRTSKQPNYRAIYSCICERC, translated from the coding sequence ATGGCTTTTCCCGGGCCAGTCGCTAGGAAGTCACGATCTGTGCAGAAGGTGTTCGAACAAGCGCTAAACCGGTCCAATGTAGCGAAAAAGGTGAGCATTCATGTACTCAGACATTCTTTTGCCACGCATTTACAGGAAGGCGGTACGGCTCTCAGATATACAAGTGTTACTCGGACATCAAAACAGCCGAACTACAGAGCGATATACTCATGTATCTGTGAAAGATGCTAG
- a CDS encoding GNAT family N-acetyltransferase — protein MMVPFVLKFDCGDFDLLIQELNNLRDVPREDSTKVNSSTFWLVDRNKKIIGVVNIRHKLNNALLFRGGHIGYGIRPSERRKGNATEILRQALIKAKELGIYKALITCDKDNIGSVKTITNNGGTLDSEEVVNGIEIQRYWIEIPKDH, from the coding sequence ATGATGGTTCCGTTTGTCCTAAAATTTGACTGTGGTGATTTTGATTTGCTGATACAAGAATTGAATAATCTAAGAGACGTCCCAAGAGAAGATAGTACGAAAGTAAACAGTTCTACTTTCTGGCTAGTGGATAGAAACAAGAAAATCATAGGTGTTGTAAATATAAGACACAAACTTAATAATGCCCTCCTTTTTAGAGGTGGCCATATTGGATATGGGATACGACCAAGTGAACGTAGGAAAGGAAATGCAACAGAAATATTAAGACAAGCGTTAATAAAGGCCAAAGAATTAGGAATATATAAAGCCCTAATTACATGTGATAAGGACAACATCGGATCCGTAAAAACCATAACAAATAATGGAGGGACTCTAGATTCCGAAGAAGTTGTCAATGGAATTGAAATACAGAGATACTGGATTGAAATACCTAAGGATCATTGA